One window of Oscillibacter hominis genomic DNA carries:
- the rplL gene encoding 50S ribosomal protein L7/L12 — protein MSEKVTAMIEEIKALTVLELSELVHALEEEFGVSAAAMAAPAAGAAAPAAEEKTDFDVVLTGFDAAAKIKVIKAVREITGQGLAEAKATVEGAPKTLKEAVSKDEAETLKKTLEEAGAKVELK, from the coding sequence ATGTCTGAAAAAGTTACTGCTATGATCGAAGAGATCAAGGCTCTGACCGTCCTGGAACTGTCCGAGCTGGTTCACGCTCTGGAGGAAGAGTTCGGCGTTTCCGCCGCTGCCATGGCTGCTCCCGCTGCTGGTGCTGCTGCTCCCGCTGCTGAGGAGAAGACTGACTTTGACGTTGTCCTGACCGGCTTTGACGCCGCTGCCAAGATCAAGGTCATCAAGGCTGTTCGTGAGATCACCGGCCAGGGCCTGGCTGAGGCCAAGGCTACTGTCGAAGGCGCTCCCAAGACCCTGAAGGAAGCTGTCTCCAAGGACGAGGCCGAGACCCTGAAGAAGACCCTGGAAGAGGCCGGCGCTAAGGTTGAGCTGAAGTAA
- a CDS encoding Na+/H+ antiporter NhaC family protein, with protein sequence MSTDTKNKGPREESVGLAIFKFVPLFVFILLVIFLQLDLLVAAPIAVFCAVVVSMYVNRNNFDAAFEFGVNSVRSIVMVFFVSMFAYGVGECFMATGVGASIINLSLAAGVTGQTIAPLSFILTCLLSLATGTSWGTFAACAPIFLWLNYILGGNTTLVLGAIAGGSCFGDNIGMISDTTVLSCGMQDVKIIDRVKHQGPWSILCIIITLIITFAMSLSLPSTQGSLAEALENIPPEAYAALEVERPAALSLLEQVQTGVPIYMVIPFILVIGTAFTGMNTMLCLGTGMLSAMILGTFAGTCTPMTWLNDMVLSAFGESGSWAIVMMMWVAAFGGIMNSMNAFEPLAKLVVRLSKNVHHLMGWCGILCVVGNAALSDESAEIATFSPIVRGIVEENVEATEEEQYRLRTRLATFTDALGVYGSEMIPWHCFPVFYLAIASAVFPIVEISVWDIIVNNWMSMISVVSILVLTFTGLDRFIPLFRLPDVKLRKEAKAAK encoded by the coding sequence ATGAGTACAGATACCAAAAACAAGGGCCCGAGAGAGGAATCAGTAGGACTGGCAATTTTCAAGTTCGTCCCCCTGTTTGTCTTCATCCTGCTGGTCATCTTCCTTCAGCTTGACCTGTTGGTTGCCGCACCCATCGCCGTCTTCTGCGCCGTTGTGGTAAGCATGTATGTCAACCGCAACAATTTCGACGCTGCCTTTGAGTTCGGCGTCAACTCCGTCCGCAGCATTGTCATGGTGTTCTTCGTCAGTATGTTCGCCTATGGCGTGGGCGAGTGCTTCATGGCTACCGGCGTCGGCGCCTCTATCATCAACCTTTCTCTGGCAGCTGGCGTCACCGGTCAGACCATTGCCCCGCTTTCCTTTATCCTGACCTGCCTGCTGTCCTTGGCGACCGGTACCTCCTGGGGCACCTTCGCTGCCTGCGCCCCCATTTTCCTGTGGCTGAACTACATCCTGGGCGGCAACACCACTCTGGTGCTGGGCGCCATCGCCGGCGGCTCTTGCTTTGGTGATAACATCGGCATGATCTCCGATACCACCGTTCTTTCCTGCGGCATGCAGGACGTCAAGATCATCGACCGTGTGAAGCACCAGGGCCCTTGGTCCATTCTGTGCATCATCATCACGCTGATCATCACCTTTGCAATGTCCCTCTCCCTGCCCTCCACTCAGGGCAGCCTGGCCGAAGCTCTGGAAAACATTCCTCCTGAGGCGTATGCCGCTTTGGAAGTGGAGCGTCCCGCCGCACTGTCTCTGTTGGAGCAGGTCCAGACCGGCGTTCCCATCTACATGGTCATCCCCTTCATTCTGGTCATCGGCACTGCCTTCACCGGCATGAACACCATGCTGTGCCTTGGCACCGGCATGCTCTCCGCCATGATCCTGGGCACCTTCGCCGGCACCTGCACCCCCATGACCTGGCTGAACGACATGGTTCTCTCCGCGTTCGGTGAGTCCGGCAGCTGGGCCATCGTCATGATGATGTGGGTCGCGGCCTTCGGCGGCATCATGAACAGTATGAATGCCTTCGAACCCCTGGCAAAATTGGTCGTCAGGCTGTCCAAGAATGTCCACCATCTGATGGGCTGGTGCGGTATCCTGTGCGTCGTCGGCAACGCCGCCCTGTCTGATGAATCCGCTGAGATCGCTACCTTCTCCCCCATCGTCCGCGGTATTGTTGAGGAGAACGTGGAGGCCACGGAGGAAGAGCAATACAGACTGCGCACCCGTCTGGCTACCTTTACCGATGCCTTGGGTGTGTACGGCTCTGAAATGATCCCCTGGCACTGCTTCCCCGTGTTCTATCTGGCCATCGCTTCCGCGGTGTTCCCCATCGTTGAGATCAGCGTTTGGGATATCATCGTAAACAACTGGATGTCCATGATCTCTGTGGTCAGTATCCTGGTCCTCACCTTCACTGGCTTGGATCGCTTTATCCCCCTGTTCAGACTGCCTGATGTAAAGCTGAGAAAAGAAGCCAAGGCAGCCAAGTAA
- the nhaC gene encoding Na+/H+ antiporter NhaC yields the protein MENNEQNFQPKTWVSFVIMAFLVAAMCSAIFLTGQQLHITMLTCMGFCILMLVLTGCPYSKIEEAIISSGNLTIPTLIILYTIGAVMGSWIASGTVPMIIYWGLKLINPGLFLATACIACMITSLATGSSWSTIGTVGVALMGVGMGLDMNPAMTAGAIVSGAAFGDKMSPMSDTTNVAPAVAGADLFDHIKAMLTTGGPAIVIALVGFTVLGFSHSGDANSETIAQILESLESIFQLNLTTLIPVILVLVLAIKKFPAFPTLLISALVAAALAILVQGQSIPGIMSIMENGFVSDTGFYDIDKLLSRGGMFSMHYTASLTVIVMAFGGILEKCGVLDEILSKMRGLTRTVGTMVATTVVIEILLNLVTASQYMTIILGGKLMMPVYKEKDMLPQCLSRTLEDSGTVTSLLIPWNLCGAFASAALGVGCFTYLPFALFNWICPLIAVVWGFLGLFQWKTGQKPSKKTYRPVDSEAPVSK from the coding sequence ATGGAGAATAACGAGCAAAATTTCCAGCCAAAAACTTGGGTATCCTTTGTCATTATGGCTTTCCTGGTTGCAGCCATGTGCTCTGCCATCTTCCTGACTGGTCAGCAGCTGCACATTACCATGCTGACCTGCATGGGGTTCTGCATCCTGATGCTGGTACTTACCGGCTGCCCCTACTCCAAGATTGAGGAAGCCATCATCTCCAGCGGAAACCTGACCATCCCCACGCTGATTATCCTTTACACCATCGGCGCTGTGATGGGCTCCTGGATTGCCAGCGGCACGGTCCCCATGATCATCTATTGGGGCCTGAAGCTGATTAACCCGGGCCTGTTCCTGGCCACCGCCTGCATCGCCTGCATGATTACATCCCTGGCTACCGGCAGCTCCTGGTCCACCATCGGCACCGTGGGCGTCGCGCTGATGGGCGTTGGCATGGGTTTGGATATGAACCCCGCCATGACCGCGGGCGCCATCGTTTCCGGCGCTGCCTTCGGCGACAAGATGTCCCCCATGTCCGATACCACCAACGTGGCCCCCGCTGTGGCAGGCGCAGACCTCTTTGACCACATCAAGGCCATGCTCACCACCGGCGGCCCCGCCATCGTGATTGCCTTGGTCGGCTTCACCGTTCTGGGGTTCAGCCACAGCGGCGATGCCAACAGTGAAACCATTGCTCAGATCCTGGAATCCCTGGAGAGCATCTTCCAACTGAACCTCACCACCCTGATCCCCGTGATTCTGGTGCTGGTTCTGGCCATTAAGAAGTTCCCCGCCTTCCCGACCCTTTTGATCTCCGCCCTGGTTGCCGCAGCTCTGGCGATTCTGGTTCAGGGCCAGAGCATCCCCGGCATCATGAGCATCATGGAAAACGGCTTTGTCTCCGACACCGGCTTCTATGACATTGATAAGCTGCTCTCCCGCGGCGGCATGTTCTCCATGCACTACACCGCCAGCCTGACCGTCATCGTCATGGCCTTCGGCGGCATCCTGGAGAAGTGCGGTGTGTTGGATGAGATTCTGAGCAAGATGCGCGGCCTGACCCGCACCGTGGGCACCATGGTCGCCACCACTGTGGTGATCGAGATCCTGCTGAACCTGGTCACTGCCAGCCAGTACATGACCATCATCCTGGGCGGCAAGCTGATGATGCCCGTTTACAAGGAGAAGGATATGCTGCCCCAGTGCCTGTCCCGTACACTGGAGGACTCCGGCACCGTCACTTCCCTGCTGATCCCCTGGAACCTGTGCGGTGCCTTTGCCTCTGCGGCCTTGGGCGTGGGCTGTTTCACCTATCTGCCCTTTGCCCTGTTTAACTGGATCTGCCCCCTGATCGCTGTTGTTTGGGGTTTCCTGGGTCTGTTCCAGTGGAAGACCGGTCAAAAGCCCAGCAAGAAGACCTACCGTCCTGTGGACTCCGAGGCACCTGTCTCTAAGTAA